From the genome of Pseudomonas sp. Teo4, one region includes:
- a CDS encoding GntP family permease, translating to MTVLIAMAALALLMLAAYRGYSVILFAPIAALGAVLLTDPAAVAPAFTGVFMEKMVGFIKLYFPVFLLGAVFGKLIELSGFSRSIVAAAIRLLGTRQAMLVIVLVCALLTYGGVSLFVVVFAVYPFAAEMFRQSDIPKRLIPATIALGAFSFTMDALPGTPQIQNIIPSTFFNTTAWAAPWLGLIGTLFVFCTGMLYLQRQRNKAQRAGEGYGNDLRNEPETAADLTLPNPWLALSPLVLVGVMNLLFTHWIPQWYGPSHTLQLPGMSAPVNSDVAKLTAIWAVQAALLVGIVMVLVCAFGAIRTRLAEGTKSAVGGALLAAMNTASEYGFGAVIASLPGFLVLADALRAIPNPLVNEAITVTLLAGITGSASGGMSIALAAMSESFIAAAHAANIPLEVLHRVAAMASGGMDTLPHNGAVITLLAVTGLTHREAYKDIFGITLIKTLAVFVVIATFYATGIV from the coding sequence ATGACCGTGCTCATCGCAATGGCCGCCCTGGCCCTGCTGATGCTGGCCGCCTACCGCGGCTACAGCGTAATCCTGTTCGCCCCCATCGCCGCCCTCGGCGCGGTGCTGCTCACTGACCCAGCCGCCGTGGCCCCCGCATTCACCGGGGTGTTCATGGAGAAAATGGTCGGCTTCATCAAGCTCTACTTCCCGGTGTTCCTGCTAGGTGCGGTGTTCGGCAAGCTGATCGAGCTGTCGGGCTTCTCGCGCTCGATCGTCGCGGCTGCCATTCGCCTGCTCGGCACCCGTCAGGCGATGCTGGTGATCGTGCTGGTCTGCGCCTTGCTCACCTACGGCGGCGTGTCGCTGTTCGTGGTGGTGTTTGCGGTCTACCCGTTCGCCGCCGAAATGTTCCGCCAAAGCGATATTCCCAAGCGGCTGATTCCGGCGACCATCGCCCTGGGCGCGTTCTCATTCACCATGGACGCGCTGCCAGGCACCCCGCAGATCCAGAACATCATCCCCAGCACGTTCTTCAACACCACCGCCTGGGCAGCGCCCTGGCTGGGCCTGATCGGCACGTTGTTCGTGTTCTGCACCGGCATGCTCTACCTGCAACGCCAGCGCAACAAGGCCCAGCGTGCCGGCGAAGGCTACGGCAACGACCTGCGCAACGAACCGGAAACCGCCGCCGACCTGACCTTGCCCAACCCTTGGCTGGCCCTGTCGCCGCTGGTGCTGGTGGGGGTGATGAACCTGCTGTTCACCCACTGGATTCCACAGTGGTACGGCCCCAGCCACACCCTGCAACTGCCGGGCATGAGCGCACCGGTCAATAGTGACGTGGCCAAGCTCACGGCGATCTGGGCGGTGCAGGCAGCGTTGCTGGTGGGCATCGTGATGGTGCTGGTGTGCGCCTTTGGCGCCATCCGCACGCGCCTGGCCGAGGGCACCAAGAGCGCGGTCGGTGGCGCACTGCTGGCGGCCATGAACACTGCCTCGGAGTACGGCTTCGGCGCGGTGATCGCATCGCTGCCAGGCTTTCTGGTGCTGGCCGACGCCCTGCGCGCCATCCCCAACCCGCTGGTCAACGAAGCCATCACCGTCACCCTGCTGGCGGGCATCACCGGCTCGGCCTCCGGCGGCATGAGCATTGCCCTGGCGGCCATGAGCGAAAGCTTCATCGCCGCCGCCCACGCCGCCAACATTCCGCTGGAGGTGCTGCACCGGGTGGCCGCCATGGCCAGCGGCGGCATGGACACCCTGCCGCACAATGGCGCGGTGATCACCTTGCTGGCGGTGACGGGCCTGACCCACCGCGAAGCCTATAAAGACATCTTCGGCATCACTTTGATCAAGACCCTGGCGGTATTCGTGGTCATCGCCACGTTCTACGCCACCGGCATCGTTTAA
- the hbdH gene encoding 3-hydroxybutyrate dehydrogenase, with translation MTLNGKTALVTGSTSGIGLGIAQVLARAGANIVLNGFGDPAPALAEIGRHGVRVVHHPADLSDVAQIEALFALAEREFGGVDILVNNAGIQHVAPVDQFPVESWDKIIALNLSAVFHGTRLALPGMRQRDWGRIINIASVHGLVGSTGKAAYVAAKHGVVGLTKVVGLETATSNVTCNAICPGWVLTPLVQKQIDDRAAKGGDPLQAQYDLLAEKQPSLAFVTPEHLGELVLFLCSEAASQVRGAAWNVDGGWLAQ, from the coding sequence ATGACGCTCAACGGCAAGACTGCACTCGTCACCGGTTCCACCAGCGGCATTGGCCTGGGCATCGCCCAGGTACTGGCCCGTGCTGGCGCCAACATCGTGCTCAACGGTTTCGGCGACCCAGCGCCCGCCCTGGCGGAGATCGGCCGCCACGGCGTCAGGGTGGTGCACCACCCGGCGGATTTGTCCGATGTGGCCCAGATCGAAGCGCTGTTCGCCCTGGCCGAACGCGAATTTGGCGGCGTCGATATTCTGGTCAACAACGCCGGTATCCAGCATGTGGCGCCGGTGGACCAGTTCCCGGTGGAAAGCTGGGACAAGATCATCGCCCTGAACCTGTCGGCGGTGTTCCACGGTACCCGCCTGGCACTGCCGGGCATGCGCCAGCGCGACTGGGGGCGGATCATCAACATCGCCTCGGTGCACGGGCTGGTCGGCTCTACCGGCAAAGCCGCTTACGTGGCGGCCAAGCACGGCGTGGTCGGGCTGACCAAGGTGGTGGGCCTGGAAACCGCCACCAGCAACGTCACCTGCAATGCGATCTGCCCCGGTTGGGTACTGACACCACTGGTGCAGAAGCAGATCGACGACCGTGCCGCCAAGGGCGGCGACCCGCTGCAGGCACAATACGACTTGTTGGCCGAGAAACAACCTTCATTGGCCTTCGTCACTCCCGAGCACCTGGGTGAACTGGTATTGTTCCTGTGCAGCGAGGCCGCAAGCCAGGTCCGCGGCGCCGCCTGGAATGTCGATGGTGGCTGGCTGGCCCAGTAA
- the eco gene encoding serine protease inhibitor ecotin, producing MRHTRLFAMFSLTLTMAAPAMAAKLEDVAPYPEAEKGFTRQVIHLPAQPDESAHTLEILAGKTLQVDCNRQRLAGSLEEKTLQGWGYSYYRLEKVGGPASTLMACPDGKKTEAFVPVVGEGFMVRYNSKLPVVVYVPEGVEVRYRVWSASPDVQKAKVE from the coding sequence ATGCGCCATACCCGTCTGTTCGCGATGTTTTCCCTGACCCTGACCATGGCCGCACCGGCGATGGCCGCCAAACTCGAAGATGTCGCGCCCTACCCCGAAGCCGAAAAAGGCTTCACCCGGCAGGTGATCCACCTGCCGGCCCAGCCCGATGAATCGGCCCACACCCTGGAAATCCTGGCGGGCAAGACCCTGCAGGTGGACTGCAACCGCCAGCGCCTGGCAGGCAGCCTGGAAGAAAAAACGCTGCAAGGCTGGGGCTACAGCTACTACCGCCTGGAAAAGGTCGGCGGCCCGGCCAGTACCCTGATGGCCTGCCCGGATGGCAAGAAGACCGAAGCCTTCGTGCCGGTGGTCGGTGAAGGCTTCATGGTCCGTTACAACAGCAAGCTGCCGGTGGTGGTGTATGTGCCGGAAGGTGTCGAGGTGCGCTACCGCGTATGGTCGGCATCGCCGGACGTACAAAAGGCTAAAGTGGAGTAA
- a CDS encoding acetoacetate--CoA ligase codes for MNDVLWRPSTAQIEASRMDAFRRRVNLRYNLQLNDYPALYRWSIEHRADFWRTLAEYFHVHWHTPATQVLSEGPQMPDAQWFAGATLNFAEHLLHRRDDRPALVSVREDGQRLVLTHAQLASHVAGLQKAFKAAGITAGDRVAAIMPNTWETLVAMLACSSLGAVWSTSSPEFGLHGIIDRFGQIEPKLLVACAGYQYAGKTIDQVDKINQVCAQLPGLKQLLVVPYTRTQTRTDEFTAANVSLWDDFYQAGGSPSFTPLPFDHPLYILYSSGTTGVPKCIVHRAGGVLLQHLKEHGLHNDLKADDVLFYYTTCGWMMWNWLASGLAVGATLVLYDGSPFHPGPERLLDLIDAEGIRAFGTSAKYLAALEQEGLEPKSSHRLDSLRLIMSTGSPLSPHSYDYVYGKIKADLCLASMSGGTDIVSCFVLGNPTLPVRRGEIQCKGLGMAVEVWDEHGQPITGEKGELVCTQHFPCMPLGFWRDTDGSRYHDAYFSQFPGVWAQGDYAEQCPSGGLIIHGRSDAVLNPGGVRIGTAEIYRQVEKVEQVLESVAIGQDWHGDVRVVLFVRLRDGLQLDDDLRQRIRQVIRQYTTPRHVPAVIAQVTDIPRTISGKLVELAIRNVVHGRPVKNTDALANPEALEQFRDRTELRDQA; via the coding sequence ATGAACGATGTGCTCTGGCGCCCCTCCACGGCGCAGATCGAGGCCAGCCGGATGGATGCATTCCGCCGCCGGGTCAACCTGCGCTACAACCTGCAACTCAATGACTACCCGGCACTGTATCGCTGGAGCATCGAGCACCGCGCCGACTTCTGGCGCACCCTGGCCGAGTACTTCCATGTGCACTGGCACACACCTGCCACCCAAGTGCTGAGCGAAGGGCCGCAGATGCCCGATGCCCAGTGGTTTGCCGGTGCTACCCTGAACTTCGCTGAACACTTGCTGCATCGGCGGGATGACCGCCCGGCGCTGGTCAGCGTGCGCGAAGATGGCCAGCGCCTGGTGCTCACCCATGCGCAATTGGCCAGCCATGTCGCCGGGCTGCAAAAGGCGTTCAAGGCTGCAGGCATCACCGCTGGCGACCGGGTGGCGGCGATCATGCCCAACACCTGGGAAACCCTGGTGGCGATGCTCGCCTGCAGCAGCCTTGGGGCGGTGTGGTCCACGTCATCACCCGAGTTCGGCCTGCACGGCATCATCGACCGCTTCGGGCAAATCGAGCCCAAGCTGCTGGTTGCCTGTGCCGGTTACCAATACGCTGGCAAGACAATCGACCAGGTGGACAAGATCAACCAGGTCTGCGCCCAGCTGCCGGGCCTCAAGCAGTTGCTCGTGGTGCCTTACACCCGCACGCAGACTCGCACCGATGAGTTCACCGCCGCCAACGTGAGCCTATGGGACGACTTCTACCAGGCCGGCGGCTCGCCCAGCTTCACCCCACTGCCTTTCGACCACCCGCTGTACATTCTGTATTCGAGCGGTACCACGGGGGTGCCCAAGTGCATCGTTCACCGCGCTGGCGGCGTGCTGTTGCAGCACCTCAAGGAACATGGCCTGCACAATGACCTGAAGGCCGACGATGTGCTGTTCTACTACACCACCTGCGGCTGGATGATGTGGAACTGGCTGGCCAGCGGCCTGGCGGTGGGTGCCACCCTGGTGTTGTATGACGGCTCACCGTTCCACCCCGGCCCCGAGCGCCTGCTCGACCTCATCGATGCCGAAGGCATCCGCGCTTTCGGCACCAGCGCCAAGTACCTGGCTGCGCTGGAGCAGGAAGGCCTGGAGCCGAAAAGCAGCCATCGCCTCGACAGCCTGCGCCTGATCATGTCCACTGGCTCGCCGCTGTCCCCGCACAGTTACGACTACGTCTACGGCAAGATCAAGGCCGACCTGTGCCTGGCCTCGATGTCGGGCGGTACCGACATCGTCTCGTGCTTCGTGCTGGGCAACCCGACCTTGCCGGTGCGCCGTGGTGAAATCCAGTGCAAGGGCCTTGGCATGGCGGTCGAAGTATGGGACGAGCACGGCCAGCCGATCACCGGCGAGAAAGGTGAGCTGGTGTGCACCCAGCACTTCCCCTGCATGCCACTGGGGTTCTGGAGAGACACCGACGGCAGCCGTTACCACGACGCCTACTTCAGCCAGTTCCCCGGGGTCTGGGCCCAGGGCGACTATGCCGAGCAATGCCCCAGTGGTGGCCTGATAATCCACGGCCGTTCCGATGCGGTGCTCAACCCAGGCGGTGTGCGCATCGGCACGGCGGAAATCTACCGCCAGGTGGAAAAGGTCGAGCAGGTGCTGGAAAGCGTCGCCATCGGCCAGGACTGGCACGGCGATGTAAGGGTGGTACTGTTCGTCCGCCTGCGCGACGGCCTGCAACTGGATGACGACCTGCGCCAGCGCATCCGCCAGGTGATCCGCCAGTACACCACGCCGCGTCATGTCCCGGCAGTCATCGCCCAGGTCACCGACATTCCCCGCACCATCAGCGGCAAGCTGGTGGAACTGGCGATTCGCAACGTGGTGCACGGGCGGCCGGTGAAAAATACCGATGCCCTGGCCAACCCCGAGGCACTGGAGCAGTTTCGCGACCGCACGGAGTTGCGCGATCAGGCATAA
- a CDS encoding peptidylprolyl isomerase produces the protein MKAQARHILVKTAEEAEKLKQRIANGEAFDVLAKKFSTCPSGKRGGDLGEVRPGQLVGAVDQVIFKKPLRVVHGPIKTKFGYHLVQTFYRD, from the coding sequence ATGAAAGCTCAAGCCCGCCATATCCTGGTCAAGACCGCTGAAGAAGCCGAGAAGCTCAAGCAGCGTATCGCCAACGGCGAGGCCTTCGACGTGCTGGCCAAGAAGTTCTCCACCTGCCCATCGGGCAAACGCGGTGGCGACTTGGGTGAAGTACGGCCGGGGCAACTGGTGGGGGCAGTCGACCAGGTGATCTTCAAGAAACCCCTGCGCGTGGTGCACGGGCCGATCAAAACCAAGTTTGGTTACCACCTGGTGCAAACCTTCTATCGCGACTGA
- a CDS encoding autotransporter outer membrane beta-barrel domain-containing protein, which yields MRYPRLLAPAAFPLLTLPLFVHAQSLTVVPGDSLGAVAQSQAVDDFKMTGGSLQSLNQGQGYDTFEMSDGRIVGAFEDGDRAIFSGGRIGRVDLKLADNYFEMSQDTAVETRIDGNLVSGFGNDTIILRGGTIGGNISTSGGVDNITVSGGELRGNVLASTGNDVFTWSGGRIAGRVDLGIGDDRALLAGLPSDRLTIQLDGGAGNDNLTFDASQVNGGAQYLNWEQVDLNNASNLALDDTLVLGDASSGTGTLNIDASSTLASRQGTLAPFTPEQRATLNNAGTLDLSGGNDAQGRLTVQGNYQGNNGVLRLNSVLAGDDAASDRLVVSQGSISGTTNLNITNLGGTGAATQANGIQVVEARDGATSTATAFTQTQTLSVGAYDYRLFKGGVTAGSENSWYLRSTLVAAPAPTSVPDPEQPDPEVPPAVTPPVAAPAPGQPDLPAPVAGLSIPLYRPEVPVYAAAPRGAAIIARQALGTFHQRQGDQQLLSNQGGLSASWGQAYGGTLRQHWSGTVSPSLDGDLYGFKVGQDLYAVLNDNSYRQHVGVYVSHSRLEADVKGFALALEDRSVGDLKLDGDSLGAYWTLVGPQHWYVDAVLQYTDLDGRARSNRGDKLNIDGNAWTASLESGYPFTISEHWTLEPQAQLIAQKVSLDSANDSVSHISHDAQVELTGRLGARLEGSFAGSSARLLQPYAQLNLWHGDGGRDTLTFDGVDKIKTDYRYTSAQLEAGLVAQVNAALSLHGGVQYSTNLDSRQQEASGVNLGMRWQF from the coding sequence ATGCGTTATCCACGCCTGCTTGCACCTGCTGCCTTTCCCCTGCTCACCCTGCCGCTGTTCGTCCATGCCCAGTCCCTGACGGTAGTCCCCGGCGATAGCCTTGGGGCGGTCGCACAGAGCCAGGCAGTCGACGATTTCAAAATGACCGGAGGGTCCCTGCAGTCCCTGAACCAAGGGCAAGGCTACGACACCTTCGAAATGAGCGACGGGCGCATCGTTGGCGCATTCGAGGATGGCGACCGAGCCATTTTCTCCGGTGGCCGCATCGGCCGGGTGGACCTCAAGCTTGCCGACAACTACTTCGAGATGTCCCAGGACACGGCGGTCGAAACCCGCATTGACGGGAACCTGGTCAGCGGCTTTGGCAATGACACCATCATCCTTCGCGGCGGTACCATCGGCGGCAACATCAGCACCAGCGGTGGCGTGGACAACATCACCGTCAGCGGCGGCGAATTGCGGGGCAACGTGTTGGCCAGCACAGGCAACGACGTCTTCACCTGGTCTGGAGGACGTATCGCCGGCCGCGTGGACCTCGGCATTGGCGATGACCGGGCGCTGCTCGCAGGGTTGCCCAGTGACCGATTGACCATCCAACTAGACGGTGGCGCCGGCAACGACAACCTGACCTTCGACGCCAGCCAGGTGAACGGCGGCGCGCAGTACTTGAACTGGGAACAGGTCGACCTGAACAACGCCAGCAACCTGGCCCTGGACGACACGTTGGTACTGGGTGATGCCTCCAGCGGCACCGGAACCCTGAACATCGACGCCAGCAGCACCCTCGCCTCGCGCCAAGGCACGCTGGCCCCCTTTACCCCTGAGCAACGAGCAACGCTGAACAACGCCGGCACCCTCGACCTGAGCGGCGGCAACGACGCCCAGGGCCGCCTGACCGTACAAGGCAATTACCAGGGCAACAATGGCGTGCTTCGCCTGAACAGCGTGCTGGCCGGCGACGACGCCGCATCTGACCGCCTGGTGGTCAGCCAGGGCAGCATCAGCGGCACCACCAACCTGAACATCACCAACCTAGGCGGGACGGGCGCAGCAACCCAGGCCAACGGCATTCAGGTGGTCGAGGCCCGGGACGGTGCGACCAGTACCGCTACAGCCTTTACCCAAACCCAGACGCTCTCGGTGGGCGCCTATGACTACCGCTTGTTCAAAGGTGGGGTAACGGCGGGCAGCGAAAACAGCTGGTATCTGCGTTCGACGCTGGTGGCAGCGCCCGCACCCACTAGCGTGCCCGACCCTGAACAGCCCGACCCTGAGGTGCCCCCGGCAGTGACGCCGCCAGTTGCCGCGCCCGCACCAGGGCAACCCGACCTGCCAGCGCCCGTGGCCGGCTTGAGCATTCCGTTGTACCGCCCGGAAGTTCCTGTCTACGCCGCAGCCCCAAGGGGCGCTGCGATCATCGCCCGGCAAGCCTTGGGTACCTTCCACCAGCGTCAAGGCGACCAACAACTGCTCAGCAATCAGGGCGGATTGTCCGCCAGCTGGGGCCAGGCCTACGGCGGCACACTGCGCCAGCACTGGAGCGGGACCGTCAGCCCGAGCCTGGATGGCGACCTGTATGGCTTCAAGGTCGGCCAGGACCTGTACGCTGTGCTCAACGACAACAGCTACCGCCAGCATGTCGGTGTGTACGTCAGCCATAGCCGGCTGGAGGCTGACGTCAAGGGCTTCGCCCTGGCCCTGGAGGACCGCAGTGTCGGTGACCTGAAGCTTGATGGCGACAGCCTGGGCGCCTACTGGACCCTGGTGGGGCCACAGCACTGGTACGTCGACGCCGTGCTGCAGTACACCGACCTCGACGGCCGCGCACGCTCGAATCGCGGCGACAAACTGAACATCGACGGCAACGCCTGGACCGCCTCACTGGAGTCCGGTTACCCGTTCACCATTTCCGAGCACTGGACGCTTGAACCGCAGGCACAGTTGATCGCCCAGAAAGTCTCGTTGGACAGCGCAAACGATAGCGTCTCGCACATAAGCCATGATGCGCAGGTGGAGTTGACCGGGCGGCTTGGCGCACGCCTTGAAGGCTCGTTCGCAGGCTCCAGCGCACGCCTGCTGCAGCCCTATGCACAGCTCAACCTGTGGCACGGCGACGGGGGCCGCGACACCTTGACCTTCGATGGCGTGGACAAGATCAAGACCGACTACCGCTACACCTCGGCGCAGCTCGAAGCTGGGCTGGTGGCGCAGGTGAATGCAGCGTTGAGCCTGCATGGCGGTGTGCAGTACAGCACCAACCTCGACAGCCGCCAGCAGGAAGCCAGCGGCGTCAATCTGGGCATGCGCTGGCAGTTCTAG
- a CDS encoding LysE family translocator: protein MDLSSLLLFIPACFALNMAPGPNNLLSLHNASRYGLRTACVAGGGRIVAFSGMIALAAMGLAVVLHTSEYLFLAIKVVGAAYLFYIAWQLWRAPVGEAVVASDHPRGTWRLARQEFWVAAGNPKAILIFTAFLPQFVSVGSATPVSEQFLWLGVLFLLLEWAAIAIYAGLGAYMQRWFNQPGPRRLFNRVSASLLGCAGLGLLAARR from the coding sequence ATGGACCTGTCGAGCCTGCTGTTATTCATTCCCGCCTGCTTTGCCCTGAACATGGCACCCGGGCCGAACAACCTGCTGTCGCTACACAACGCCAGCCGCTATGGCCTGCGCACGGCCTGCGTGGCCGGCGGTGGGCGCATCGTCGCCTTCAGCGGCATGATCGCGCTGGCGGCCATGGGCCTGGCCGTGGTGCTGCATACCAGCGAGTACCTGTTCCTGGCGATCAAGGTGGTGGGCGCGGCATACCTGTTCTACATCGCCTGGCAGCTGTGGCGTGCCCCGGTGGGCGAGGCGGTGGTCGCCAGTGACCATCCGCGCGGCACCTGGCGCCTGGCCCGCCAGGAGTTCTGGGTAGCGGCAGGCAACCCCAAGGCCATCTTGATCTTCACCGCCTTCCTGCCGCAGTTCGTGTCGGTGGGCAGCGCCACCCCGGTGAGCGAACAGTTCCTTTGGCTGGGCGTGCTGTTCCTGCTGCTGGAATGGGCCGCCATCGCCATCTACGCGGGGCTGGGCGCCTACATGCAGCGTTGGTTCAACCAGCCGGGGCCGCGTCGGTTGTTCAACCGAGTCAGCGCTTCCTTGCTTGGCTGCGCCGGCCTCGGGTTGCTGGCGGCGCGCCGCTAG
- a CDS encoding AraC family transcriptional regulator, which translates to MPASPALWRDAALPFVESRRACDSRACYKAHSHPTFSIGAVDAGSSYFTGAGAGQAHLTPGTLVLVPAQRVHACNPEPGQAWSYQMLHVDAHWLAQLRLESGLAAAEPGAPARISRNPALYREFCELNGLLFSKASTAEKEAALVAFLGDHDFSVHPPLHPAPAPSLDAPTLRRLIARIEADDPAELSLGSMAELAGLGRYQLIRAFRAATGLTPHAYLLNARINRGRHWLAQGHELAEVAYRLGFADQSHFQRVFKAHVGVTPGQYRAPQ; encoded by the coding sequence ATGCCCGCTTCCCCCGCGCTGTGGCGCGATGCGGCGCTGCCTTTTGTCGAAAGCCGCCGCGCCTGCGATAGCCGTGCCTGTTACAAGGCCCATAGCCACCCCACCTTCTCCATCGGCGCAGTGGATGCCGGTAGCAGCTATTTCACCGGGGCCGGGGCCGGGCAAGCGCACCTTACACCTGGCACCCTGGTGCTGGTTCCGGCGCAGCGCGTGCATGCCTGCAACCCCGAGCCTGGCCAGGCCTGGAGCTACCAGATGCTGCATGTGGACGCCCACTGGCTGGCGCAACTGCGCCTGGAGTCTGGGCTTGCCGCGGCGGAGCCTGGGGCACCTGCACGCATCAGCCGGAACCCCGCGCTGTACCGTGAGTTCTGCGAGTTGAATGGGCTGCTGTTCTCCAAGGCCAGCACAGCGGAAAAGGAAGCGGCACTGGTGGCCTTCCTCGGCGACCATGACTTTTCCGTGCACCCGCCGCTGCATCCGGCACCTGCACCGTCACTGGATGCACCTACCCTGCGCCGGCTGATCGCGCGTATCGAGGCTGACGACCCGGCCGAACTGAGCCTGGGTTCGATGGCCGAACTGGCGGGCCTGGGCCGTTATCAGCTGATCCGCGCCTTTCGCGCCGCCACCGGCCTGACGCCCCATGCCTACCTGTTGAACGCACGCATCAACCGAGGCCGGCACTGGCTGGCCCAGGGGCATGAGCTGGCCGAAGTGGCATACCGCCTGGGGTTTGCTGACCAGAGCCATTTCCAGCGAGTGTTCAAGGCCCATGTGGGCGTCACCCCGGGGCAGTACCGGGCCCCGCAATAA
- a CDS encoding LysE family translocator, producing the protein MEQFLIVAFAHFLALLSPGPDFFLVARSSVSAGWRVASGACLGIALANGVFIVSAFAGLAILRDGGALFIALQVAGAGYLLYIGTLFLRHAGQTQLATVGEPTAVSGWWRCMGMGFVSGILNPKNALFYASLASMVASSSGAWKTVYAGWMFSIVLAWDLLVAIAIGNRRVLRRFARALPWLERLSGALLITLAMALLGHLVSG; encoded by the coding sequence ATGGAGCAGTTTCTGATCGTCGCTTTCGCTCACTTCCTGGCCCTGCTTTCGCCTGGCCCGGACTTCTTCCTGGTGGCGCGCAGTTCGGTGTCCGCTGGCTGGCGGGTTGCCAGCGGCGCATGCCTGGGTATCGCTCTGGCCAACGGGGTGTTTATCGTCAGCGCCTTCGCCGGCCTTGCCATTCTGCGCGATGGCGGCGCCCTGTTCATCGCATTGCAAGTGGCGGGGGCAGGTTATCTACTGTACATCGGCACGCTGTTTCTGCGCCACGCTGGGCAGACCCAGCTGGCAACGGTGGGTGAACCCACGGCGGTCAGCGGCTGGTGGCGCTGTATGGGCATGGGCTTTGTGTCCGGTATCCTCAACCCCAAGAACGCCCTGTTCTATGCAAGCCTGGCCAGCATGGTCGCCAGCAGCAGCGGCGCATGGAAAACCGTCTATGCCGGCTGGATGTTCAGCATCGTGCTGGCCTGGGACCTGCTGGTAGCCATAGCCATCGGCAATCGCAGGGTGCTCAGGCGCTTCGCCCGCGCCTTGCCGTGGCTGGAACGGCTCAGTGGAGCCTTGCTGATCACGCTAGCCATGGCGCTGCTCGGCCACCTGGTGTCGGGTTGA
- a CDS encoding metallophosphoesterase: MSRFRRIAANAKGRDLAVGDIHGHFSRLEHLLEVVGFDPEVDRLFSVGDLVDRGPESEAVLDWLARPWFHAVQGNHESLAVNHLNGGRLDPDMYRTAGGGWFLDLPTAEQLRFVEAFVRMPIAIEVQTAEGLVGLLHADSPFADWSELRAQLEGVLEPKVCEFCQWSRKRLQEGDTHTVEGLRALLVGHTPLREATLLGNVWHLDTGGWSRGHFSLMDLHTLTLVNPTPGGRAAPWLA, translated from the coding sequence ATGAGCCGGTTTCGGCGGATAGCCGCCAATGCCAAGGGGCGTGACCTGGCTGTGGGTGATATCCACGGGCATTTCAGCCGCCTTGAGCACCTGTTGGAAGTGGTAGGGTTCGACCCCGAGGTCGACCGCCTGTTCAGTGTCGGTGACCTGGTAGACCGAGGCCCGGAAAGCGAAGCAGTACTGGATTGGCTGGCCCGGCCCTGGTTCCATGCCGTGCAAGGTAACCACGAGTCGTTGGCGGTGAACCACCTGAACGGTGGTCGGCTGGACCCGGACATGTATCGCACCGCAGGTGGCGGTTGGTTTCTCGACTTGCCCACGGCCGAGCAACTGCGTTTTGTCGAGGCGTTTGTCCGCATGCCGATCGCCATTGAAGTGCAGACTGCCGAAGGCCTTGTCGGCTTGTTGCACGCCGACAGCCCGTTCGCCGACTGGAGCGAGTTGCGTGCTCAGCTCGAAGGTGTGCTCGAACCCAAGGTCTGCGAGTTTTGCCAGTGGTCGCGCAAACGCCTGCAGGAAGGCGACACCCACACCGTGGAAGGGCTGCGGGCGCTGCTGGTAGGGCACACGCCCTTGCGTGAGGCCACGTTGCTGGGCAATGTCTGGCACCTGGATACCGGCGGTTGGAGCCGAGGCCATTTCAGCCTGATGGACCTGCATACACTGACCTTGGTCAACCCGACACCAGGTGGCCGAGCAGCGCCATGGCTAGCGTGA
- a CDS encoding DUF3016 domain-containing protein yields MRTALVCAVLMALSVDSMAQGTQPMQVQVHFDHPEHFRDASLDSAGYERGADDYVMKTLTQYLQKLGQRYLQPGQQLVIDIRDIDLAGRFEPWHSNAYDVRFMREITWPTIDLTYTLSQPGQPDKKAQERVSDKMYLSRPGRVASSSDRLYAEKAMLNDWFRQRFATQPAS; encoded by the coding sequence ATGCGTACCGCCCTTGTGTGTGCCGTGCTCATGGCGCTTTCAGTAGATAGCATGGCACAAGGCACACAACCCATGCAGGTTCAGGTGCATTTTGATCACCCTGAGCACTTCCGTGATGCCAGCCTCGACAGCGCAGGTTACGAACGCGGCGCCGATGACTATGTCATGAAGACCTTGACCCAGTACCTGCAGAAGCTTGGCCAGCGCTACCTGCAACCTGGCCAGCAGCTGGTCATAGACATCCGTGACATCGACCTGGCCGGGCGCTTTGAACCCTGGCACAGCAATGCCTACGATGTGCGCTTCATGCGCGAGATCACCTGGCCAACCATCGACCTGACCTACACCCTGAGCCAACCCGGCCAGCCCGACAAGAAAGCCCAGGAACGGGTCAGCGACAAGATGTACCTCAGCCGCCCAGGACGGGTGGCCAGCAGCAGCGACCGCCTGTACGCGGAAAAAGCCATGCTCAACGACTGGTTCCGTCAACGTTTCGCAACACAACCAGCGTCCTGA